The Candidatus Schneideria nysicola genome contains a region encoding:
- the ruvC gene encoding crossover junction endodeoxyribonuclease RuvC codes for MTIIIGVDPGSRITGYGIISHEQKKFGYLDSGCIRTNVSDFPHRLRKIYSDMMKIINDFKPDCFVIEKVFMAKNANSAIKLGQAQGVAILAAINHGLPIFEYATKQVKQIVVGIGSAEKNHVQNMVRILLRLKKNPSTDAADALAIAITHCHIRRIHK; via the coding sequence ATGACAATTATTATTGGTGTGGATCCAGGTTCCCGAATTACGGGATATGGAATTATCTCTCATGAACAGAAAAAATTTGGTTATTTAGATAGTGGTTGTATTAGAACAAATGTCTCTGATTTTCCCCATCGATTAAGAAAAATTTATAGTGATATGATGAAAATTATTAACGATTTTAAGCCAGATTGTTTTGTTATTGAAAAAGTGTTTATGGCCAAGAATGCCAATTCTGCAATTAAACTCGGACAAGCACAAGGTGTAGCTATTTTAGCGGCAATAAATCATGGATTACCAATATTTGAATATGCTACTAAACAAGTAAAACAGATAGTCGTAGGAATCGGTTCTGCAGAAAAGAATCATGTACAAAATATGGTACGTATTTTACTACGTTTAAAAAAAAATCCGAGTACAGATGCGGCTGATGCATTAGCTATTGCAATTACACATTGTCATATTCGTCGTATACATAAATAA
- the znuB gene encoding zinc ABC transporter permease subunit ZnuB: MMDLLLPSWLVGVLLACAAGPLGSFIVWQKMSYFGDALAHTSLLGGVCGILLNVNPFYTIIIISILLALGLIWLESYPQLSIDTILGIMAHSALSLGLIISSLMKDYGIKIDLLSYLFGDLLIVTKEDIYILSIIVFIVLFLIIWKWRALLSITISSELPHVDGIRLKQIKLLLVIIISLIIGIATKFVGALLITSLLIIPAATARRFSKSPEQMAILSIITGICSVTGGLVFTARYDTPAGPSIVFCASLLFLLSLFIKSRI; the protein is encoded by the coding sequence GTGATGGATTTATTACTACCCAGTTGGTTAGTTGGTGTGCTCTTAGCCTGCGCTGCCGGTCCACTCGGATCTTTTATTGTTTGGCAAAAAATGTCTTATTTCGGTGATGCTCTTGCTCATACCTCTCTACTTGGAGGAGTTTGTGGTATTTTACTAAATGTTAATCCATTTTATACTATTATTATAATTAGTATATTACTAGCATTAGGACTCATTTGGTTAGAAAGTTATCCTCAATTATCTATTGATACTATATTAGGTATTATGGCTCATAGTGCACTATCATTAGGTCTCATTATATCGAGTTTAATGAAGGATTATGGTATAAAAATAGATTTATTATCATATCTATTTGGAGATTTATTAATTGTCACTAAAGAAGATATTTATATATTAAGTATTATTGTATTCATAGTGCTATTCTTAATCATTTGGAAATGGCGTGCATTATTATCAATAACTATTAGTTCAGAATTGCCGCATGTAGATGGAATACGATTAAAACAAATAAAACTTTTATTAGTGATTATAATCTCTCTAATAATAGGAATAGCTACAAAGTTTGTAGGGGCATTACTTATTACATCATTACTCATTATTCCAGCTGCTACCGCTAGACGTTTTTCTAAAAGTCCAGAACAAATGGCAATTTTATCTATTATTACTGGTATATGCTCTGTTACTGGCGGTCTAGTATTTACAGCACGTTATGATACTCCCGCTGGTCCGTCTATAGTATTCTGTGCATCGTTATTATTCTTATTGAGTTTATTTATTAAATCTCGTATATAA
- the znuC gene encoding zinc ABC transporter ATP-binding protein ZnuC has translation MDNLIILREISLFLEKKQILKNISLILNKGKITTLLGPNGSGKSTLVRVILGLIKPSTGIIQCKNKLRIGYVPQKIHLNSTFPLTVERFMRLRPTVKKNDIPQSLKYVESEHLINKSMHILSGGEMQRVLLSRALLNQPQLLVLDEPTQGMDINGQLHLYDLIDKIRNIFNCGILMVSHDLHLVMAKTDDVICLNHHICCSGTPEKVSEHPSFIEMFHKHSDDTPKQLAIYYHRHT, from the coding sequence ATAGATAATCTAATTATTCTTAGAGAAATTTCATTATTTTTGGAAAAGAAACAAATTCTAAAAAACATTTCACTTATTTTAAATAAAGGAAAAATTACTACTTTATTAGGGCCTAATGGTTCAGGTAAATCTACACTAGTACGTGTTATATTAGGTTTAATTAAACCTAGTACTGGTATCATTCAATGTAAAAATAAATTAAGAATTGGATACGTTCCACAAAAAATTCATCTTAATTCAACTTTTCCTCTTACAGTAGAACGTTTTATGCGACTTCGTCCAACAGTAAAAAAAAATGATATACCTCAATCTCTTAAATATGTGGAATCTGAACATTTAATAAATAAATCAATGCATATACTTTCAGGAGGTGAAATGCAGCGGGTCTTATTATCTCGCGCATTACTAAATCAACCACAATTACTTGTATTAGACGAACCAACTCAAGGAATGGACATTAATGGACAATTACATTTATATGATTTAATTGATAAAATACGCAATATTTTTAATTGTGGGATACTTATGGTCTCTCATGATTTACATTTAGTTATGGCTAAAACGGATGATGTAATTTGTCTCAATCATCACATTTGTTGTTCTGGTACACCAGAGAAGGTCTCAGAACATCCTAGTTTTATAGAAATGTTCCATAAACATAGTGATGATACTCCTAAGCAATTAGCAATTTATTATCATCGTCATACTTAA
- the znuA gene encoding zinc ABC transporter substrate-binding protein ZnuA, giving the protein MKKKYFLYFYFFDFFIKFFIFFLLIGNSIVHATVITSIRPLGFIASAIAEGVMPVEILLPNGASPHDYTLRPSDLIRMKKASILVWIGPEMESFLSSPISSLKNREIITLSKVSTIIPLLVDSRKFIHNKNNSILMPLHQRSEENKSRDIFLKKNKNGINKHQVNMHIWLSPKIANCVAIEIYNRLLLLFPNHKKKLDENLIIFQSILSETDRKISLSLSHVKDKGYYVFHDAYRYFEEHYGLKPLGYFTFDPNIHPGAKTIHNIRSKIMERKSTCIFMEPQFKCTVIKTIFFANKVYIGLLDPLGTNVPLSKKSYSNFLERISNQYINCLEKIDD; this is encoded by the coding sequence ATGAAAAAAAAATATTTTTTGTATTTTTATTTTTTTGATTTTTTTATAAAATTTTTTATCTTTTTCCTCTTAATCGGTAATTCTATAGTTCATGCGACTGTTATTACTTCAATTCGACCATTGGGTTTTATTGCATCCGCAATTGCAGAAGGTGTGATGCCAGTGGAGATATTACTTCCCAATGGGGCCTCTCCTCATGATTATACATTAAGGCCATCAGACTTAATACGTATGAAAAAAGCTAGTATTTTGGTTTGGATTGGACCAGAGATGGAAAGTTTTCTATCTTCACCTATATCTTCTCTAAAAAATAGAGAAATAATTACTTTATCAAAAGTATCTACTATTATACCATTGTTAGTGGATAGTAGAAAATTTATACATAATAAAAATAATAGTATTTTAATGCCGTTACATCAACGTTCTGAAGAGAATAAATCAAGAGATATCTTTCTTAAAAAAAATAAAAACGGTATTAATAAACATCAAGTAAATATGCATATTTGGCTTTCTCCTAAGATTGCGAATTGTGTTGCAATAGAAATTTATAATCGTCTTCTTCTTTTATTCCCTAATCATAAGAAAAAATTAGATGAGAATTTAATCATATTTCAGTCTATTTTATCAGAGACAGATAGAAAAATATCTTTATCTCTTTCACACGTAAAAGATAAAGGTTACTATGTATTTCATGATGCTTATAGATATTTTGAAGAGCATTATGGATTAAAACCTTTAGGATATTTTACCTTTGATCCTAATATCCATCCAGGAGCTAAAACTATACATAATATTAGATCTAAAATTATGGAAAGAAAATCTACTTGTATTTTTATGGAACCACAATTTAAATGTACTGTTATAAAAACTATATTTTTTGCTAACAAAGTATATATTGGTTTATTAGATCCATTAGGAACAAATGTTCCTTTAAGCAAAAAAAGTTATTCTAATTTTTTAGAGAGAATATCTAATCAATATATAAACTGTTTGGAGAAAATAGATGATTAA
- the mepM gene encoding murein DD-endopeptidase MepM yields the protein MLQRVEFLLYKHYKIFLLLGLVTIFIWNCNTYSATGNTLWHHYYFFLERFYSKNFNTYQIDYYSNHSFSRIRANDYRDYCDNILQNNYVSQNHFKRNVIINGRLRSNFITSVKNMGLTKHDIYTIIKALEWQLNLNKLHKGDPFSILIEKEFINGKNTKNTLIGIRLHTGKKDYYAFRAKNGNFYNCDAIKSSYGFMRYPILKKTYITSNFNLNRYNPITGCIAPHRGVDLAVPIGTAVLTVGDGKVVAVGNDYAAGKYITIHHDHQYMTRYMHLKKFLVKPGQIVKRGDCIALSGNTGRSTGPHLHFELWINQKAVNPITTPLPSHRDSLSGNERLEYLLEVKRLLPQLKFN from the coding sequence GTGCTGCAAAGAGTCGAATTTTTATTATATAAACATTATAAAATATTCCTATTATTAGGATTGGTTACTATCTTCATTTGGAATTGTAATACTTATTCTGCTACTGGTAATACATTATGGCATCACTATTATTTTTTCTTAGAGAGATTTTACTCTAAAAATTTTAATACCTATCAAATAGATTATTATTCTAATCATTCTTTTTCAAGAATAAGGGCCAATGATTATCGAGACTATTGTGATAATATTTTACAAAATAATTATGTATCACAAAATCATTTTAAACGTAATGTCATTATTAATGGTAGGCTAAGAAGTAATTTTATTACTAGTGTTAAAAATATGGGTTTAACTAAACATGATATTTATACAATAATAAAAGCATTAGAATGGCAATTAAATTTAAATAAATTACATAAGGGAGATCCCTTCTCCATCTTAATAGAGAAAGAATTTATTAATGGAAAAAATACTAAAAATACTTTAATTGGAATACGTTTACATACTGGAAAAAAAGATTATTATGCTTTTCGAGCTAAGAATGGCAATTTTTATAACTGTGATGCTATAAAATCCTCATATGGATTTATGCGTTATCCTATACTAAAAAAAACTTATATTACTTCTAATTTTAATCTAAATCGGTATAATCCTATTACTGGTTGTATTGCACCTCATAGGGGTGTAGATTTAGCGGTACCTATTGGGACCGCAGTGCTAACTGTTGGAGATGGTAAAGTTGTGGCAGTTGGTAACGATTATGCGGCCGGTAAATATATTACTATCCATCATGATCATCAATATATGACACGCTATATGCATCTTAAAAAATTCTTAGTTAAACCAGGACAAATAGTAAAAAGAGGAGATTGTATTGCGTTATCAGGAAATACGGGTAGATCAACAGGACCTCATCTTCACTTTGAACTTTGGATTAATCAAAAAGCAGTTAATCCTATTACTACTCCATTACCCTCTCATAGAGATAGTCTATCGGGAAATGAGCGATTAGAATATCTATTAGAAGTCAAACGTTTACTTCCCCAATTAAAGTTTAATTAA
- a CDS encoding Nramp family divalent metal transporter: MEIVRKNSLEEINNTIPVPSGKESFIKKLFAFSGPGALVAVGYMDPGNWITSIQGGALYGYLLLSVILISSLIAMLLQMMCAKLGIVTGMDLAQATKTLVGRKTAFILWITTELAIIATEIAEVIGSAIALNLLFQIPLLLGVIITALDVFLLLALIKFGIRKIEALAFILTVTIFIIFAYEVALANPDLLLIMRSFLPKYDILNAHVEGGDSAFFIALGVVGATVMPHNLYLHSSIVQSRQYNRNDWYALKEAIRYATIDSNIQLSFSFIINCLLLGLGATLFFGKNPDDIGRFAQLYEALKDHNMVGTIASSTLATLFAVALLASGQNATITGTLTGQVVMEGFVNFKLPLWQRRIITRMIAILPVLACIYLWGHNGDVVEKLLVYTQVFLSIALPVSMIPLLYLTSSKKTMGIFVNCKLFIILGWLATVLLIILNIQLIFETLYTSSRHI, translated from the coding sequence ATGGAAATAGTTAGAAAAAACAGCTTAGAAGAAATTAATAATACTATTCCTGTTCCTTCTGGTAAAGAAAGCTTTATAAAAAAACTCTTTGCTTTTTCTGGACCAGGAGCATTAGTAGCCGTTGGTTATATGGATCCTGGCAATTGGATTACTTCTATTCAAGGAGGAGCTTTATATGGATATTTACTTCTATCAGTAATATTAATATCAAGTCTAATTGCGATGTTACTACAAATGATGTGTGCTAAATTAGGTATCGTGACTGGAATGGATTTAGCACAAGCAACCAAAACATTAGTAGGAAGAAAAACTGCTTTTATATTATGGATTACTACTGAACTAGCTATTATTGCTACAGAAATTGCGGAAGTGATTGGTAGTGCAATAGCACTTAATTTATTATTTCAAATTCCTCTTTTACTTGGAGTTATTATTACCGCATTAGACGTATTTTTATTATTAGCTTTAATAAAATTTGGAATTCGAAAAATAGAAGCATTAGCATTTATACTGACAGTAACTATTTTTATTATTTTTGCATATGAAGTTGCTCTTGCTAATCCTGATCTATTACTTATTATGCGATCATTCTTACCTAAATATGATATTTTAAATGCTCATGTAGAAGGAGGAGATTCCGCTTTTTTTATTGCTTTAGGAGTAGTTGGTGCTACAGTAATGCCACATAATTTATATTTACATTCATCGATAGTTCAGTCTAGACAATATAATCGTAATGATTGGTATGCATTAAAAGAGGCTATACGTTATGCCACTATTGATTCTAATATCCAATTAAGTTTTTCTTTTATTATTAATTGTTTACTTTTAGGTTTAGGTGCTACCCTTTTCTTTGGAAAAAATCCAGATGATATTGGAAGATTTGCACAATTATATGAAGCTTTAAAAGATCATAATATGGTAGGAACAATTGCTAGCTCTACTTTAGCAACACTATTTGCAGTTGCTTTGCTAGCATCAGGACAGAATGCAACCATTACTGGGACTCTTACAGGACAAGTTGTAATGGAAGGATTTGTGAATTTTAAATTACCTTTATGGCAACGTAGAATAATTACTAGAATGATTGCAATTCTTCCAGTTTTAGCTTGTATTTATCTATGGGGGCATAATGGAGATGTAGTAGAAAAATTGTTAGTTTATACTCAGGTATTTTTAAGTATTGCTTTACCTGTTTCAATGATTCCTTTATTATATTTAACATCCTCCAAGAAGACAATGGGTATTTTCGTCAATTGTAAATTATTTATTATATTAGGTTGGTTAGCTACAGTACTCTTAATTATACTTAATATTCAGTTAATTTTTGAAACACTATATACATCTTCACGTCATATTTAA
- the argS gene encoding arginine--tRNA ligase, which translates to MNIQSLLSKKIYKTLSMIVDKNLSSERHKIYIKRSKKSDFGDYQINGIINITKKIDISFYQLAKKIVDILNKENIFEKVEISNSGFINIFLNTEWLSAQLFNTLSSKRLDISLVKPQNIIVDYSSPNIAKEMHVGHMRSTIIGDAIVRLLEFLGHNVIRVNHIGDWGTQFGMLIAYLEEKQYSNQEICITNLESFYREAKKKYDQHSDFTKRAREYVVKLQHGDKYCRHIWKKLVDITMKQNQIIYNKLNVTLSYNDIMGESLYQDMLPDIISDLKKKGLAIQDKNAIIVLLEEFKNKNNQPMGVVIQKKDGAYLYTTTDIACAKYRCDKLKADRILYYIDSRQHQHLMQAWTIARKAGYIPDSVSLEHHMFGMVLGKDGKPLKTRSGETIKLNSLLDEAIKRAHNVISNKITTSITDRSEIEHLARVIGIGSVKYADLSKCRTTDYVFDWDQMLKFEGNTAPYIQYAYTRIMSIFNKTGYSYKNFLNHIEEIKEEIKLESNIERQLAICLLQYEETITNVADLGMPHILCTYLYRLSVLFSSFYEECSIIEAKSKSLFYSRLQIALLTARILEHGLNLLGIQVVDRM; encoded by the coding sequence TTGAATATTCAATCTTTGTTATCAAAAAAGATATATAAAACTTTGTCAATGATTGTTGATAAAAATCTTTCTAGTGAAAGACATAAAATATATATTAAACGATCTAAAAAAAGTGATTTTGGTGATTATCAAATTAATGGAATAATAAATATTACAAAAAAAATAGATATATCTTTCTATCAATTAGCAAAAAAAATTGTTGATATTCTTAACAAAGAAAATATTTTTGAAAAAGTAGAAATTTCTAATTCAGGATTTATTAATATTTTTTTAAATACAGAATGGTTATCTGCACAACTTTTTAATACTCTGTCATCGAAACGATTAGATATATCATTAGTAAAACCACAAAATATCATTGTAGATTACTCTTCTCCTAATATTGCTAAAGAAATGCATGTTGGACATATGAGATCAACTATTATTGGAGATGCTATAGTAAGATTGTTAGAATTTTTAGGCCATAATGTAATTCGTGTAAATCATATAGGAGATTGGGGAACTCAATTTGGTATGCTTATTGCTTATTTGGAAGAGAAGCAATATTCTAATCAGGAAATTTGTATTACTAATTTAGAATCCTTCTATCGCGAGGCTAAAAAAAAATACGATCAACATTCTGATTTCACAAAACGTGCTAGAGAGTATGTAGTAAAACTTCAACATGGTGATAAATATTGTAGACATATTTGGAAAAAATTAGTAGATATTACTATGAAACAAAACCAAATAATTTATAACAAACTGAATGTAACATTAAGTTACAATGACATTATGGGTGAAAGTCTATATCAGGATATGTTACCTGATATTATATCAGATCTCAAAAAAAAAGGGTTAGCTATACAAGATAAGAATGCTATCATCGTTTTACTAGAGGAATTTAAGAATAAAAATAATCAACCTATGGGAGTTGTTATTCAAAAAAAGGATGGAGCATATTTATATACTACCACTGATATTGCTTGTGCTAAATATCGATGTGATAAATTAAAAGCTGATAGAATTCTTTATTATATTGATTCACGTCAACATCAACATTTAATGCAAGCATGGACTATTGCTCGTAAGGCTGGTTATATTCCAGATTCTGTTTCATTAGAACATCATATGTTTGGTATGGTTTTAGGTAAAGATGGTAAACCATTAAAAACTCGTTCTGGTGAGACTATTAAGCTAAATTCATTGTTAGATGAAGCTATTAAACGAGCACATAATGTTATCAGTAATAAAATTACTACATCTATTACAGATAGAAGTGAAATTGAGCATTTAGCAAGAGTGATAGGAATAGGATCAGTAAAATACGCAGATTTATCTAAATGTAGAACCACAGATTATGTATTTGATTGGGATCAAATGTTAAAATTTGAAGGAAATACAGCTCCATATATACAATATGCTTATACCCGTATAATGTCTATTTTTAACAAGACTGGTTATTCTTATAAGAATTTTCTTAATCATATAGAGGAAATTAAAGAAGAAATAAAATTAGAATCTAATATAGAAAGACAACTGGCAATATGTCTTCTTCAATATGAAGAAACTATTACTAATGTAGCTGATTTAGGAATGCCACACATATTATGTACTTATTTATATAGATTATCTGTTTTATTCTCTTCATTTTATGAAGAATGTTCAATTATTGAAGCAAAGAGTAAATCTTTATTTTATAGTCGTTTGCAAATTGCATTACTTACTGCTCGAATATTAGAACATGGTTTAAATCTGTTAGGAATACAAGTAGTTGATCGAATGTAA
- a CDS encoding phospholipase D family protein, whose protein sequence is MLLYLLLLFSINNINAANIIDIDVAFSPGDSAKELILNAIEKATTSIDVAAYSFTSKPISIALVDAYKRGIKVRIVADKKANSGKYTAVNFLSNQNISVKLNDCYLIMHNKFMIIDDTSIQTGSFNYTRNAVYRNAENIIFIKNKPDIAKKYKKEFNRLWNEGILLEKQY, encoded by the coding sequence ATATTATTATATCTTCTTTTGCTTTTTTCTATTAATAACATTAATGCTGCTAATATTATTGATATTGATGTGGCTTTTTCCCCTGGTGACTCTGCTAAAGAACTTATATTGAATGCAATTGAGAAAGCTACCACATCGATTGATGTGGCAGCCTATTCTTTTACTAGTAAACCAATAAGTATTGCATTAGTTGATGCATACAAACGTGGTATTAAAGTAAGAATTGTAGCAGACAAGAAAGCAAATAGTGGAAAATATACTGCTGTAAATTTTTTATCCAACCAAAATATATCTGTCAAATTGAATGATTGTTATCTTATTATGCATAATAAATTTATGATCATTGATGATACGTCTATACAAACTGGTTCTTTTAATTATACGCGTAATGCCGTTTATCGAAATGCAGAAAATATTATTTTTATTAAAAATAAACCCGATATTGCTAAAAAATATAAAAAAGAATTTAATCGCCTTTGGAATGAAGGGATATTGCTTGAAAAACAATACTGA
- the dapF gene encoding diaminopimelate epimerase, with protein sequence MKFSKMHGLGNDFMIVESITQNINISTPIIKKLSNRHYGIGFDQLLIVEHSYEKNIDFHYRIFNADGTETFQCGNGARCFAHFVKMKNLTNKEKIYVSTKNRCMLLSILDKNLICVDMGEPDFNPQDISFVSNKHQNEYKIPINNQIISCGIVSVGNPHCVIVVEEDWKNIPIDTIGPQIEKHSYFPNKINVNFMQIINRKYIRLRVYERGTGETQACGSGACASVAIGIQQGLLDSEVTVELLGGKLTIFWKGKHQPIYMTGPSVHVYDGFINL encoded by the coding sequence ATGAAATTTTCTAAAATGCATGGCCTTGGTAATGACTTTATGATTGTAGAATCTATAACACAAAATATAAATATTTCCACTCCAATCATAAAAAAATTATCAAATAGACACTACGGTATAGGATTTGATCAATTATTAATTGTAGAACATTCCTATGAAAAAAATATAGATTTTCATTATCGCATTTTTAATGCAGATGGAACAGAAACTTTTCAATGTGGTAATGGTGCACGTTGTTTTGCTCATTTTGTTAAAATGAAAAATTTAACAAATAAAGAGAAGATTTATGTTAGTACTAAAAATAGATGTATGTTATTAAGTATTCTTGACAAGAATCTTATATGTGTTGATATGGGTGAACCTGATTTTAATCCTCAAGACATTTCTTTTGTATCTAATAAACATCAAAATGAATATAAGATACCTATTAATAATCAAATCATATCATGTGGTATAGTTTCAGTCGGAAATCCTCATTGTGTTATAGTAGTAGAAGAAGATTGGAAAAATATTCCAATAGATACTATCGGTCCACAAATAGAAAAACATTCCTACTTTCCTAATAAAATAAATGTCAATTTTATGCAAATTATTAATCGAAAATATATTCGACTTCGAGTATATGAACGTGGTACGGGAGAGACACAGGCTTGTGGAAGTGGAGCATGTGCTTCCGTTGCAATAGGTATTCAACAAGGATTATTAGATTCAGAAGTAACAGTAGAACTTCTTGGAGGAAAATTAACTATATTTTGGAAAGGGAAACATCAACCTATTTATATGACAGGTCCATCTGTTCATGTATATGATGGATTTATTAATTTATAA
- the yajC gene encoding preprotein translocase subunit YajC, with the protein MNLLFSNIITTENSSLNYTSQGNPYSFIIILIIFGLIFYFMIFRPQQKRNKDHKKLIQSISKGDEILTAGGLIGRVTKIIENNYIILSLNENNEVIIKRDFIVTVLPKGTMKTL; encoded by the coding sequence ATGAATTTACTTTTTTCTAACATTATAACAACAGAAAATAGTTCTCTTAATTATACCTCACAAGGGAATCCTTATTCCTTTATAATTATATTAATCATTTTTGGATTAATTTTTTATTTTATGATTTTTCGTCCACAACAAAAAAGAAATAAAGATCATAAAAAACTTATTCAATCTATTTCTAAAGGAGATGAAATATTAACTGCAGGTGGATTAATAGGACGTGTTACTAAGATAATAGAAAATAATTATATTATTCTTTCTCTTAATGAAAATAATGAGGTTATAATTAAACGCGATTTTATCGTAACAGTTTTACCAAAAGGAACAATGAAAACTTTATAA
- the greA gene encoding transcription elongation factor GreA — MNQIPMTVRGLEKLREELLFLRDIRRPEIIKNIAEARKHGDLKENAEYHAAREQQIFCENRIKEIENKLSHAQVIDITKIPPSNRIVFGTTISIKNLYSGDKKTYRIVGNDEADLKQHLISINSPLARGLIGKKLGECVVITTPSGKITYKILKIEYL; from the coding sequence ATGAATCAAATTCCTATGACTGTTAGAGGTTTAGAAAAATTAAGAGAAGAACTTCTTTTTTTAAGAGATATTCGTAGACCAGAGATTATTAAAAATATAGCAGAAGCAAGAAAACATGGTGATCTAAAAGAAAATGCTGAATATCATGCTGCTCGAGAACAGCAAATATTTTGTGAAAATCGTATAAAAGAAATAGAAAATAAATTATCACATGCTCAAGTTATTGATATTACCAAAATTCCTCCTAGTAATAGAATAGTTTTTGGTACTACTATTAGTATTAAAAATTTATATAGTGGAGATAAAAAAACTTATCGTATTGTTGGAAATGATGAAGCCGATTTAAAACAACATTTAATTTCTATTAATTCGCCTTTAGCAAGAGGTCTAATAGGAAAAAAACTAGGAGAATGTGTCGTCATTACTACCCCAAGTGGAAAAATAACATATAAAATATTGAAAATAGAGTATTTATAA
- a CDS encoding RlmE family RNA methyltransferase, producing the protein MNKIWLRQHFKDIYIKQKYKRKIRSRAWFKLDQIQKTDNIFNKGMHIIDLGSAPGGWSEYALKKVIPYKGSVIACDILPMQPLQGVEFIQVDCFHNDFLKILLKQINNRKIQMVMSDMSPNITGISSIDIPNSINYANITLNICYSLLEKEGNLLLKIFQGEGFNEYIKKVKLIFNKVIIRKPPASRSSSREVYLVAKGFKR; encoded by the coding sequence ATGAATAAAATTTGGTTAAGACAACATTTTAAAGATATATATATTAAACAAAAATACAAAAGAAAAATAAGATCTCGCGCTTGGTTTAAATTAGATCAAATACAAAAAACTGATAATATTTTTAATAAGGGTATGCATATAATCGATCTTGGTTCTGCTCCTGGAGGATGGTCAGAATATGCTTTAAAAAAAGTCATACCATACAAAGGTAGTGTTATTGCTTGCGATATTTTACCTATGCAACCTTTACAAGGAGTAGAGTTTATACAAGTAGATTGTTTTCATAATGATTTTTTAAAAATTCTATTGAAACAAATAAATAACAGAAAAATTCAAATGGTAATGTCTGATATGTCTCCTAATATAACCGGAATCTCATCTATTGATATACCCAATAGTATAAATTATGCCAATATAACCCTAAATATTTGTTATTCTCTCTTAGAAAAAGAAGGAAATTTACTTCTGAAAATTTTTCAAGGAGAAGGATTTAATGAATATATAAAAAAGGTTAAACTTATATTTAACAAAGTAATTATACGTAAACCACCTGCTTCTCGATCTTCTTCAAGAGAAGTATATCTTGTAGCAAAAGGATTTAAAAGATAA